The Gemmatimonas sp. UBA7669 genome has a window encoding:
- a CDS encoding sulfite exporter TauE/SafE family protein, with protein sequence MLLTEPSVSQLTAIAAVSAVSGMVNSIAGGGTLLTFPALLGLGVPPVAANATSTVALWPGSLASMLGYRRELAGAERWALKLAAPSIAGGLLGALLLMATTDEQFRRIVPWLVFGATLLFAFQARVMRWLRSYTEQPHGESPIEPTRGMMAAQFFVSIYGGYFGAGAGIVMLAVFGLMGMTNIHRMNGLKNFNGICFNGVAAATFAFKGLVNWPIALVMALGSSVGGYAMSGLAQRVPQAWVRGAVTLIGVASALWLFVTR encoded by the coding sequence GTGCTGCTGACCGAGCCTTCGGTCTCGCAGCTGACCGCCATTGCCGCCGTGTCGGCGGTGAGTGGCATGGTCAACTCCATTGCAGGCGGTGGCACGTTGCTCACGTTCCCTGCATTGCTGGGGCTTGGCGTGCCACCGGTGGCGGCCAATGCCACCAGCACGGTGGCACTCTGGCCTGGCTCGCTGGCCAGCATGCTGGGCTATCGCCGCGAATTGGCCGGGGCCGAGCGTTGGGCGCTCAAGTTGGCGGCGCCGAGTATTGCCGGTGGTTTGCTGGGTGCGCTGCTCCTGATGGCCACCACCGACGAACAGTTTCGTCGCATCGTACCGTGGCTGGTGTTTGGTGCGACACTGTTGTTTGCTTTTCAAGCGCGTGTCATGCGCTGGTTGCGCAGCTATACCGAACAGCCGCATGGCGAGTCGCCCATTGAACCCACGCGCGGCATGATGGCGGCGCAGTTTTTCGTGTCCATTTACGGCGGCTATTTTGGCGCTGGCGCCGGCATTGTCATGCTCGCGGTGTTTGGTCTCATGGGCATGACGAACATCCATCGCATGAACGGGCTCAAGAACTTCAATGGCATCTGCTTCAATGGCGTGGCGGCGGCCACCTTTGCGTTCAAGGGCCTGGTGAACTGGCCCATCGCATTGGTCATGGCACTGGGCTCGAGCGTGGGCGGCTATGCCATGTCCGGCTTGGCACAGCGGGTGCCGCAGGCCTGGGTGCGTGGAGCGGTCACGCTCATCGGCGTGGCCAGCGCGCTCTGGTTGTTCGTCACGCGCTGA
- a CDS encoding DUF423 domain-containing protein, whose translation MERTFLMLGALSGAIAVAAGAFGAHALQSRVEPRLVEVFETGARYQMFHALALLAVAWATTRWPGSLTTASGWLFVAGTVVFSGSLYAMTFTGIRALGAITPIGGVCFIAGWVCLALAARNS comes from the coding sequence ATGGAACGCACTTTTCTCATGCTTGGTGCCCTCTCGGGCGCCATCGCGGTGGCGGCCGGCGCTTTCGGGGCGCATGCGCTGCAGAGTCGGGTCGAGCCACGTCTCGTGGAAGTCTTCGAGACCGGAGCCCGCTACCAGATGTTTCACGCGCTGGCCCTGTTGGCGGTGGCATGGGCCACCACGCGCTGGCCGGGCTCTCTCACCACGGCCAGCGGCTGGTTGTTTGTAGCCGGCACGGTGGTGTTCAGCGGCTCGCTCTACGCCATGACCTTCACCGGCATTCGTGCACTCGGCGCCATCACGCCCATCGGCGGCGTGTGCTTCATTGCCGGGTGGGTGTGCCTCGCGTTGGCGGCTCGCAATTCCTGA